Part of the Geobacter pickeringii genome, AGCGGGGGCGCATCTTCCGCGACGAAGACGGCAAGCGCCTGGTTTTTGCCATAAACCGCATGATGACCGGAGCCTATCTCTTCCCCGATTTCGAAGAGGGGAAGCGCTGCCGGATGCTGATCCTTGCCCCGAGTCCCCAACTCGCCCCTTCCATGGGGATGGCCGTTGGCATGGAGCAGACGCGGCTTGCCTTCGGCACCCCCGACAGCATGTTCCTGCTCGGCAAGTCGGGGATCGACATCACGTCGCTGCTCAAGGCGCTGCGGGAGTCGGAGGCGAGCGGCGTGCCGGTGGCGCTGATCGGGGCGACGGCGGCCTTCGTCTATTTCTTCCAGGCCTGCCGGCGCAAGAAGATGGCCTTCCGTCTCCCGCCGGGGAGCCGCGTATGCGACGGCGGGGGGTATCGGGGGCGTTTCGGGGTCGTGACCCGCGATGACTACTACGCCATGGTGGAGGAGATCCTGGATGTGCCGGAGAGCCACTGCGTCAACGTGCTCGGCGAGGCGGAGACGGCAACCAATCTCTTCGACGACTCCCTGCGCCGCCACGTCAAGGGACTGCCCCTGCGTAAACGCACCCGGCCGATCCCTCCCTGGGTACGTGTCCGCGCCATGAGCGTCGATGATCTCCGCCCCCTGCCCGACGGCGAGGTCGGCCTCCTTGCCCACTGGGACCTGGGCAATATACCGATGGTCCTGTCGGTCATCACCGACAATCTCGGCTACACGACCGACAACGGAGCCGGCTGCGAGATGGTCGGCCGGGCCAAGATCGAGAACGGCAAGGTCTCTCCCCTGCCGGACGAGCGGCCGGTGGGGCCCATGGGCGATTCGGCGATTTTCCGGATGCTTGAGACCTACACGAATTTCTCCATCGAGTTCAAGATGCGGATGGCAAAGGACCCGAAGGTGGCACCGAGCGTCCGCGAGGAGATCGAGGCCCGTCCGGGGTCGGTGGCCTCCTGTCCCCAGGTTGTGGACGAGATCCTCGTGGCGCAGCAGGATGCCGAGGCGGCAAAGCTGCGTGACGAGTCGCTGAACGCATTCAGGGATCAGGCGGAGCGTCCGCTGGAGTGGTACACGGCCCAGGCGGACAAGCAGGAACTGGCGGATCATCCCGCCGGCCTCCAGTCCGAGCGGTCGTCCAAGTCAAGATAACGGGGAACGTCTGTCAAAATACCGATACTGCACGGGCGGGTCGGGAAGGGAGGCAGGAAGCCAATGAAAAAGAGCAGATACCTACGTCCGAAGATTGTGGGAAAAGCGGTGGTTCACCCCTGCTGATTGCCACGGGAATGTCTCGGGAGGCACGGAACGGATCAGGTTCCGTGCCTCTGCTTTTTGGTAGGGGAAACAGGCGATCATGACAATCTTTCAGCGTCTTGTGAATATCGTTGCCCTTGGTGCGCTCGCCGTCTGCGGCATGGTGGCTCCCCCGGGGGCCGTCGCCGGCGTCCTCACCGCGGATACGGTCTGGCAGGGGAAGGTCACCGTCGGGGAGGATCTCCTGGTCCCCGCCGGGGTGACCCTGACCGTGAGGGGCGGGACGACCGTCACGGTGACGGCGGCCGAGAGCACCAAGACCGATCCGGAATACCTCTCGCCCCTGACCGAGATCACCGTCAGGGGACGCCTCGTGGTGGAGGGGACCGCCGGCGCGCCGGTGGTTTTCTCGGGCGAAGGGAAGAAGGCGGGAGAGTGGGCCGGCATCATCGTGGACGGCGGCACCGCCACCCTCTCCGGTTGCACGGTGAGCGGCGCGGAGACCGGGGCTGCCGTCATCGGCGGGACGCTCCGGCTGCACCGGGCCACCCTGCGGGAGAACCGCTACGGCATCGTGGCCGGGGGGAAGGGGTCCGAGGCGACCATCGAGGAGAGCCGGATCGCCGACAACGACTACGGCCTCTTTACCCTGCAGGGAGCCCGCGTCACGACCCGTGAGACGACGATTGCCGGGAACCGGAAAA contains:
- a CDS encoding LuxE/PaaK family acyltransferase, with translation MSTNESIRHQLTEEILGIIASGVDGELPTFNDYCMRLFAMQYENNGIFREFCDLKKVRPGDVSRWEDVPMVYNDVFKTHLVTSFPLEKAIMANLTGGTTSLTQRGRIFRDEDGKRLVFAINRMMTGAYLFPDFEEGKRCRMLILAPSPQLAPSMGMAVGMEQTRLAFGTPDSMFLLGKSGIDITSLLKALRESEASGVPVALIGATAAFVYFFQACRRKKMAFRLPPGSRVCDGGGYRGRFGVVTRDDYYAMVEEILDVPESHCVNVLGEAETATNLFDDSLRRHVKGLPLRKRTRPIPPWVRVRAMSVDDLRPLPDGEVGLLAHWDLGNIPMVLSVITDNLGYTTDNGAGCEMVGRAKIENGKVSPLPDERPVGPMGDSAIFRMLETYTNFSIEFKMRMAKDPKVAPSVREEIEARPGSVASCPQVVDEILVAQQDAEAAKLRDESLNAFRDQAERPLEWYTAQADKQELADHPAGLQSERSSKSR